The Pyrus communis chromosome 2, drPyrComm1.1, whole genome shotgun sequence genome includes a window with the following:
- the LOC137726114 gene encoding E3 ubiquitin-protein ligase MBR2 produces MQGQGSGIDTFLEITDIGLGSLSNSTSMNQQTSLNNMLNPVENQLSSYMMTSGEIPCLNASSNDTQNLSGSGEPSSRLNLRNPVDDDGMIMEEGWSSPYSACPVIGQSSEERQVEQNILFPGRARIGQSGNQIQGGPSFSHDSQNANINSAYVGNSGNSAPGMEADMSGGLETEQTSSGSVSPDIIGTSSRSTDFLVEENDGNAGSSFGTWGLSCKRKALEGTSGQGYSGGSSSSLPQAETSAWNTGPAHYGPSSNLNLSTPLRSSPSGCPSEQNSRTRVGLRLGTSDTFPSLGATGNGASSLREFFCRGGCPGPQQESAPSNLSSQGRSTTAAATNLVGPQSQFPAMHMSGSSVNMLPFPWTGASSSRVGSLSSSLMSGYRGAELREESNLRSIPRNIVEHSMFATATDMRNSAQDPTIWSLAPGEFSSSVGAPSSSTIGSSSAIRFVPTPALIRANNPPTENHQRTIDWSLFPSVDSQPGGHSHYNPVPSGPASSQDSGSSSGSNNQGRHLPHPRSAFLLDRQGDDALNMPQSLRVLAADIEGRRRLISEIRQVLNAMRRGENLRVEDYMLFDPFIYHGMAEMHDRHRDMRLDVDNMSYEELLALGERIGDVSTGLSEETIMKCMKQRKFLAISEESLADVEPCCVCQEVYADEDDIGTLDCGHDFHTSCIKQWLMQKNLCPICKTTALLT; encoded by the exons ATGCAAGGTCAAGGGAGTGGTATTGATACTTTCCTTGAAATCACAGATATTGGGCTTGGATCTCTCTCCAACAGCACTAGTATGAATCAGCAGACTTCTTTAAATAATATGCTAAATCCTGTTGAAAACCAGTTGTCAAGCTATATGATGACATCTGGTGAGATTCCGTGTTTAAATGCGTCTAGTAATGACACCCAGAACTTGAGTGGTTCAGGTGAACCTAGCTCAAGATTGAATCTACGAAACCCAGTGGACGATGATGGGATGATAATGGAAGAAGGTTGGTCATCTCCGTATAGTGCTTGTCCTGTTATTGGTCAAAGTTCAGAAGAAAGGCAAGTTGAACAAAATATCCTTTTTCCTGGGAGAGCTCGTATTGGACAAAGTGGCAATCAGATTCAAGGCGGGCCTTCTTTTTCTCATGACtctcaaaatgcaaatataaattcTGCGTATGTGGGAAATAGTGGTAATAGTGCGCCTGGCATGGAAGCTGATATGTCAGGTGGATTAGAAACAGAACAGACATCTTCTGGCAGTGTTTCGCCTGATATTATTGGGACTTCATCCAGAAGCACTGATTTTCTGGTTGAGGAAAATGATGGTAATGCAGGTTCTTCTTTTGGAACTTGGGGCTTATCGTGCAAGCGAAAGGCCCTTGAGGGTACTTCAGGCCAGGGTTATTCTGGTGGAAGTTCTAGCTCCCTTCCACAAGCTGAAACTAGTGCATGGAATACTGGTCCTGCTCATTACGGTCCTTCTAGTAATTTAAATTTATCTACACCCTTGCGTAGTTCTCCTAGTGGGTGTCCTTCAGAACAAAACTCAAGAACCAGGGTTGGTTTGAGACTTGGGACATCTGATACCTTTCCTTCATTAGGTGCAACAGGAAATGGAGCAAGCTCACTGCGGGAATTTTTTTGTAGGGGGGGTTGTCCTGGGCCTCAGCAAGAATCTGCTCCATCCAACTTATCATCACAAGGGAGATCAACAACTGCAGCTGCAACAAATTTGGTTGGTCCCCAAAGCCAGTTTCCTGCTATGCATATGAGTGGTTCGTCAGTAAACATGCTTCCTTTTCCTTGGACTGGTGCTTCCAGTTCAAGAGTGGGCAGCTTATCAAGTTCTCTTATGTCTGGATATAGAGGTGCTGAGTTAAGagaagaatcaaacttaagaagCATTCCCAGAAACATTGTGGAGCATTCGATGTTTGCAACTGCTACTGATATGAGAAATTCAGCACAGGATCCCACAATTTGGAGTCTGGCCCCTGGAGAATTTAGCTCTTCTGTAGGTGCTCCTTCCTCTTCAACAATTGGCTCCAGTTCGGCCATTCGTTTTGTGCCTACTCCTGCATTGATCCGTGCCAATAACCCTCCTACCGAAAATCATCAAAGAACAATAGATTGGTCTTTGTTTCCTTCTGTTGATTCTCAACCCGGAGGTCATAGTCATTATAACCCAGTACCTTCAGGACCTGCTTCCTCACAAGATTCAGGAAGTTCTTCTGGATCTAATAACCAGGGTCGTCATCTACCACATCCTAGGTCAGCATTCTTGCTGGACAGACAAGGTGATGATGCTCTTAATATGCCCCAGTCACTGCGGGTATTAGCAGCCGACATCGAAGGGAGGCGCCGACTTATATCTGag ATTCGTCAAGTTTTGAATGCTATGCGCAGGGGTGAGAACTTACGTGTCGAG GATTATATGCTCTTTGACCCATTCATATATCATGGCATGGCTGAGATGCATGACAGGCACAGAGACATGCGCCTTGATGTTGATAATATGTCTTACGAG GAACTGCTGGCATTGGGGGAACGTATAGGAGATGTTAGCACTGGACTGAGTGAGGAGACTATTATGAAGTGCATGAAACAGCGAAAATTTCTTGCTATTTCA